The nucleotide window CTGGATTATACTGGTGGAGGGCTATATGCTAATAGTCAGCTTATCAAACATATGGAACTGCTCCAGTGTAATGTTTTTGGAAATCCTCACTCGGAAAACCTTACTTCAATGGCTATGACAAAACTTGTGGAGCGGGCCAGAGACAAAATATTAAGCTTTTTTAATGCGTCTTCGGATGAATATATAGTTATTTTTACTCCCAATGCAACAGGTGCCCTCAGGCTGATAGGAGAAGCCTATCCGTTTGAGAAAGGATGCCAGTTTTTGCTGACCGTAGATAACCATAATTCAGTTAATGGAATTAGAGTTTTTGCAGAAAGTAAAGGAGCTTCCGTAAATTACATTCCTGTGAAACCTTCCGAGCTGAGAGTGGACGAAGAAAAGCTAGAGATTTATCTTGGTAAAGCCAAACCTAAGGAAAATAACCTGTTTGCTTATCCTGCCCAATCCAATTTTTCGGGAGTACAGCATCCTCTGGACTGGATTGAGAAAGCCAGGAAAAAAGGCTGGGACATCTTGCTGGATTGTGCTGCTTTCGTACCTACTAACCGCCTTGACTTGAGCCAGTGGAATCCTGATTTTATCCCAATCTCATTTTACAAGATGTTTGGCTACCCTACCGGTCTTGGCTGTCTCCTTGCTCGAAAGGCTGCTTTGAATAAACTGAAAAGGCCCTGGTTTTCCGGAGGTACCATTAGCATAGTTTCTGTCCAGAAAGAAAACTGGTATTGTCTGCAACAGGGCGATGAAGCCTTTGAAGCCTTTGAAGACGGAACTATCAATTATCTAAGCGTACCTGCTATTGAAATAGGACTGAAATACATAGAACGGATTGGAGTGGATATTATTCATAAAAGAGTTATGTGCCTTACAGGCTGGCTGCTGGATAATATGCAGGCTCTGAAATATCCCAATGGCCAGATTTTTGTAAAAATTCATGGGCCGTCCGATCTCGAGAAACGGGGAGGAACGATTGCTTTTAATCTCTATCATGCAGACGGAACACCTTTTGATTGCCAGGTGGTACAGGATGCAGCAAATAAGGCAAAGATTTCTTTACGAACCGGCTGCTTCTGCAATCCTGGAGACGGTGAAGTAAGCCATAATATCACCAGAAATGAAATGGCTTCATGTTTTGAGAATCTGAAGCCTTCTAGCAAGTATCCTTACGGCTCGGACTGCAAGAACCATGAGTCCTGTCTTGCCGTAAAAACTAAAATGGCAAGCATACGTGTATCACTTGGCCTTGTAACAAACTTCTCAGATGTCTACTTATTTATGAACTTCCTCCACGGACTGCTGTGTGAGCCCGAAATCCAAGTTTCCAAAGCAGAAAAAGTAAAACGCAGAGCGTTCCTGAATAAAGGGCCATAAATAAGAAGGGTAAGATAAATTCATCCCGGGTTCTGGTATCAAACCTTTTCAAAAAAGGCTTGAGCGAAAACAAGTTCTAAATCTAAAATACCGTGATTGCTTGATAAACCGGCGCAACGGTTTCGACTCAACGGTTGTGTTTGGATTTGGAAGTCTTATCCCCTAACCCTATCGGCGTGATAAACCGGCGCAACGGTTTCGGGTCAACGGTTGTTCCAAATCAAAGTTGAGCTGGAGAATCCTGATCCGGGAGATGATTTCACTGGAATTGGACTTCCTTAACCACCCTGAATCCCAGGCTATTTAATTTTTTATCCTGGGCTGCAAAAAGTCTTTCAGCCGACCGGCAGCAGCCTGCGTTTCCATTCCAGCCTCCACCTCTCCTTATCCTTACTGGAGTGGATACGCTTGGGAAAGGATTTTCCCAGGCCCTTCCGTCCGTCGGGGCATCTTTATAACTTATATGGTACTCGTCCTGTACCCATTCCCCTGCATTTCCATAAATATCGTGAAGTCCCCAGGGGTTTGGCTTTTTCAGGCCGACCGGATGTGTTTCAAACCCGGAATTCTCCAGAAACCAGGCATATTCCGTAAGTTTCGATTCGTCATCTCCAAAAAAATAAGCGGTTTCGGTTCCTGCCCTGGCTGCATATTCCCATTCGGCTTCAGTTGGAAGGCGGTAGATTCGTGAAGTTCCATCGGCACTTTCCAGAGCATTGAGTTTTCGGAAAAAGACCTGAATCTCATTCCAGGAAACGTTCTCAACCGGGTGCTTTTCGCCCTTGAAATACGCAGGATTATTCCTCATGACTTTATGCCATTGCTCCTGTGTGACCGGGTACCTGCCAATGTGAAAAGGTTTTTTGATTGTTACTTTATGCACAGGGCTTTCCCAGAGCTTCCTCCGTTTTTCACGCATTGGAGAGCCCATATTAAATTCTCCGGCAGGAATTAGAATGAACTCCATTCCAACAGAGTTAATTGTTAGACTACCGGATAAACTCTTGATTGAGTTATTTATCGAGTTGTTCATTGAGTTACTGACGGGATTGTCAATTGATTTATTTAGCGGGTCATCTCGTGAGTTATTTAATGAGTTATTTAGCGAGTTATTTAGTGATTTATTCAGCGAGTCATTCATTGAGTTACCTACTATTACTTGGTTATTTATTGAGTCATTCAGTGAGGTTCAGTGAGGTACGGATCGTTTTGTCCATTGGTTTTTTCACCGGAACACTAATAACGGTGGATTGAATTACTGATTAAGCTATCAACTAAATTGCCAGATCTAAGAAGTTCAATTTCTTCTGAACCTTTACATTGTAAAGAGAATTTTTTGAGGAGTAAGTGTTCTCACCACGTTGATTTAATAACCAAAAATATATTCCAAAAACCAGGAATATACCATAAGATTTATCTTTTTTGTTGTTACTGCTTCTTGAACCAATAAAACTGCACTAATCAAACCCTGTGTACAAAGCAAAACGGGATAAAATAGCTAAAACCAAGAGCCTATAATCAAAAAGTTTTTATGACATTGGTATAGAGGCAAAGGTAGAGACAGGAAGTGAGCAAAAATGAAATACTGCCTCCTTAACCTGATTCTTTTTTCGGGCAGAAGAAAAGAGATTCTATTACTCCTTAAAGAAAAACCAAGAGATATTGATGAGATAAAAGAATTACTTAACGTAAACGCCAATTCGATCCAGCTTCATATGAAGAAAATAAAAGAATCTGGCCTGATAACTCAAAAAAACAAAATCTACAGTTTATCTGAGATTGGAGAGACAATAGTTGAAAATATGCAACCTATGCTCAGCATGGCTGAACTTTTAGGAGAAAATACCGAATACTGGATGAGCCACGACTTAAGCTCGATTCCTGAGTTCCTTCTGGAGAGAATCGGCGAACTCGGGCATTGCGAGCTACTGGAACCTGACGCCGAACACCTTTTTGAAACCCCAAAAGTGCTCCGGGATAGTATTCTAAACTCAAGAGAGATCCTGACTTTTGTAACTTATTTTCACCCTCAAGCTCCTTCAATTTATGCAGAGCTTGCGGAGAATGGATCTGAAATTGTGCTCTGTATGACCGAAAGTGTTGCACAGCGTTTATTTTTAAATAATCGTACAGAAGCAGAAAAATTGTCCAGAGCCGACAACTGCAGGCTTTTTATATCACGAGAGCCGGCAACAGTTCCATCCTTGATTGTAACGGATAAGCTCGTTGCATTCAAGCTCTTTGAAACCAATGGAAAGTTAAGGGACCAGCTAGTTTTGTCTTTTGGGGAAAGAGCCCTATGCTGGGGAAAAGAACTTTTCAGGCACTATCTGGAAACAGCCGAACCTCTGAATGAGAAACCGTTCCTTCAGTAGCACCTGGTTAAGACTCTTGTCGACACTGATTCAGAAACCCAGTAACAGATGAAAGAGGTACTTTAAGGAAGCTCTGTCCTCGAAATTAACGTATGTGAATAACTTGGTTATCTTCTGTTATCTGGTTAATCTCTGTTATCTGGTTAATCTCTGTTATCTGGTTAATCTCTGTTATCTGGTTAATCTCTGTTATCTGGTTAATCTCTATTATTTGGTTAATCTCTGTTATCTGGTTAATATTAGTCTCAAATACTCGTTAAGTAGTTTTCAAGTTTTTTGTTTTGGACCTCAGTTCAACTGGACCCGGTTCAACTTGAGCTAACTTGTACTCCTTGCATGAAAACGCAATAATGTCACACTGAATATTTAATTATAGTAATATCAACCTTATAACACCTGAAGACCGTAAATTGGGAATCTAAGTAGAATTTTCTAGAAAAATGCTGAATTTAAAATGAAAAGGAGACTAATTATGAGATTCTGGTTACTCAAAGCTGCAGGTACCCTGGAAGATGAAGAGCTGTTTCTGGAATACAGCGTGATTACAATAGGGTGGGCTGAACTTTCGGATTTGTCAAGTATTAGAAATGAGGCACAGGTAAAGAGAATAATGCTCGAAAAATATCCCGGAATGCAGGACGAGCGTAGTTCTGCCTGGGCAGGAGAGATTTACTCGTTTATCACAAAAAT belongs to Methanosarcina barkeri 3 and includes:
- a CDS encoding winged helix-turn-helix domain-containing protein encodes the protein MKYCLLNLILFSGRRKEILLLLKEKPRDIDEIKELLNVNANSIQLHMKKIKESGLITQKNKIYSLSEIGETIVENMQPMLSMAELLGENTEYWMSHDLSSIPEFLLERIGELGHCELLEPDAEHLFETPKVLRDSILNSREILTFVTYFHPQAPSIYAELAENGSEIVLCMTESVAQRLFLNNRTEAEKLSRADNCRLFISREPATVPSLIVTDKLVAFKLFETNGKLRDQLVLSFGERALCWGKELFRHYLETAEPLNEKPFLQ
- a CDS encoding aminotransferase class V-fold PLP-dependent enzyme, with protein sequence MNAIEKDLEVNSDFSPEKMNSSFAEFKQNYPEFETTHILDELRELEYARLDWQDQIYLDYTGGGLYANSQLIKHMELLQCNVFGNPHSENLTSMAMTKLVERARDKILSFFNASSDEYIVIFTPNATGALRLIGEAYPFEKGCQFLLTVDNHNSVNGIRVFAESKGASVNYIPVKPSELRVDEEKLEIYLGKAKPKENNLFAYPAQSNFSGVQHPLDWIEKARKKGWDILLDCAAFVPTNRLDLSQWNPDFIPISFYKMFGYPTGLGCLLARKAALNKLKRPWFSGGTISIVSVQKENWYCLQQGDEAFEAFEDGTINYLSVPAIEIGLKYIERIGVDIIHKRVMCLTGWLLDNMQALKYPNGQIFVKIHGPSDLEKRGGTIAFNLYHADGTPFDCQVVQDAANKAKISLRTGCFCNPGDGEVSHNITRNEMASCFENLKPSSKYPYGSDCKNHESCLAVKTKMASIRVSLGLVTNFSDVYLFMNFLHGLLCEPEIQVSKAEKVKRRAFLNKGP
- a CDS encoding formylglycine-generating enzyme family protein, with protein sequence MGSPMREKRRKLWESPVHKVTIKKPFHIGRYPVTQEQWHKVMRNNPAYFKGEKHPVENVSWNEIQVFFRKLNALESADGTSRIYRLPTEAEWEYAARAGTETAYFFGDDESKLTEYAWFLENSGFETHPVGLKKPNPWGLHDIYGNAGEWVQDEYHISYKDAPTDGRAWENPFPSVSTPVRIRRGGGWNGNAGCCRSAERLFAAQDKKLNSLGFRVVKEVQFQ